The following coding sequences are from one Burkholderia stabilis window:
- a CDS encoding IS5-like element ISBmu2 family transposase — MKRQIGFAEAEIAGKKRVTRRQRFLEEMEKVVPWQRLLSAIEPHYPKGTRGRPPIGLERMLRIYFVQQWYGLSDEGLEDALYDSITLRAFAGIDLAIENVPDATTLLKFRRLLIEHELTRKLFDEIGISLCERGLMMKEGTLVDATIIEAPPSTKNAGKSRDPEMHQTKKGNEWHFGMKAHIGVDADSGLIHSVVGTAANVSDVSQAHALLHGHEEQVFADAGYIGVDKREEMAGKAVKWHVAARRGKIKAMQEGALKDLVIALERTKAQIRSRVEHPFHIVKNLFQHRKTRYKGLAKNTAQLFSLFALANLVIARNLLRSVHGSSPSCV, encoded by the coding sequence ATGAAGAGGCAGATCGGCTTCGCGGAAGCGGAAATTGCAGGCAAGAAGCGAGTGACGAGGCGCCAACGCTTCCTGGAAGAGATGGAGAAGGTCGTTCCGTGGCAGCGCTTGCTGTCGGCCATCGAACCGCACTATCCGAAGGGCACGCGAGGTCGCCCGCCGATTGGCCTTGAGCGGATGCTGCGAATCTACTTCGTGCAACAGTGGTACGGACTGTCGGACGAAGGACTGGAAGACGCGCTGTATGACAGCATCACGCTGCGAGCCTTCGCCGGCATCGATCTGGCGATCGAGAACGTGCCTGATGCAACCACGCTGTTGAAGTTCCGGCGCCTGCTGATCGAACACGAACTGACGCGGAAGTTGTTCGACGAGATTGGCATCTCGCTGTGCGAGCGTGGGCTGATGATGAAGGAAGGCACGCTGGTTGACGCGACGATCATTGAAGCGCCGCCGTCGACCAAGAATGCCGGGAAGAGCCGTGACCCGGAAATGCATCAAACGAAGAAGGGCAACGAATGGCACTTTGGCATGAAAGCCCACATTGGCGTCGACGCCGACTCGGGCCTGATTCACAGTGTGGTTGGCACGGCGGCCAACGTGTCGGATGTATCGCAAGCTCATGCCCTGCTGCACGGGCATGAAGAGCAGGTGTTCGCCGACGCGGGCTACATTGGCGTCGACAAGCGCGAGGAAATGGCGGGCAAGGCCGTGAAGTGGCACGTCGCTGCCAGGCGGGGAAAGATCAAGGCGATGCAAGAAGGAGCGCTGAAGGACCTGGTGATCGCGCTCGAGCGAACCAAGGCGCAGATCCGTTCGCGGGTTGAGCATCCGTTTCATATCGTCAAGAATCTGTTTCAGCATCGCAAGACCCGATACAAGGGCTTGGCCAAGAACACCGCGCAACTGTTCAGCCTGTTCGCTCTGGCGAATCTGGTGATTGCGCGAAATCTGTTGCGATCGGTCCATGGGAGCAGTCCGTCATGCGTATGA